One Mycolicibacter sp. MU0083 DNA window includes the following coding sequences:
- a CDS encoding class I adenylate-forming enzyme family protein — protein sequence MPHPLQRRIATVLALQPDAPALQYDGTWHSWAQLDGLARRIAALTPAGARVGILLRNRPPQVAALLGVLLAGGCVVVINPSRGDDRTRTEIADLELPVIIGDPADLDALVTAGPHTTLVAITDLAAEPQISAAAEPVPDVGRPGVAVWMLTSGTTGPPKRVDLRYDMLAHSVIGPDPEHAPAPEQLRRGIAIVNSPLVHIGGVYRVLQCIAEARSFVLLERFELRRWADAVRTCRPRAVSLVPAALRTVLHSELTREDLAGIRAVTSGTAPLSADDADAFTAKFGIPVLTSYAATEFGGGVAGWTLADYQRYWKDKRGSVGRASLGAQLRVVGDDGAPLGPDQPGLLEVKPGQLGADADWMRTTDLARIDADGFLWILGRADQAIIRGGFKVMPDDVRVALEAHPAVKGAAVVGRADERLGETPVAAVELRSGAAADSGTLTEFLRGRLAGYEIPTEIAIVDVIPRTPSGKADLGAVRALIEHAR from the coding sequence ATGCCACATCCCCTGCAACGACGCATCGCGACCGTGCTCGCCTTGCAGCCCGACGCACCGGCACTGCAATACGACGGCACCTGGCACTCCTGGGCGCAGCTGGACGGACTCGCCCGGCGCATCGCCGCGCTGACCCCGGCGGGCGCCCGGGTCGGAATCCTGTTGCGCAACCGCCCACCCCAGGTGGCCGCGCTGCTCGGGGTGCTGCTGGCCGGGGGCTGCGTGGTGGTGATCAATCCCTCCCGCGGCGACGACCGCACCCGCACCGAGATCGCCGACCTCGAACTGCCGGTGATCATCGGTGATCCCGCCGATCTGGACGCCCTGGTCACCGCGGGCCCGCATACGACGCTGGTGGCGATCACCGATCTGGCGGCCGAACCGCAGATCAGTGCGGCCGCCGAACCGGTGCCGGACGTGGGGCGCCCCGGGGTGGCGGTGTGGATGCTGACCAGCGGAACCACCGGGCCGCCCAAGCGCGTCGACCTGCGTTACGACATGTTGGCGCACAGTGTGATCGGCCCCGACCCGGAGCATGCTCCGGCGCCCGAGCAGTTGCGGCGCGGGATCGCGATCGTCAACTCGCCGCTGGTGCACATCGGCGGCGTCTACCGGGTGCTGCAGTGCATCGCCGAAGCGCGGTCGTTCGTGCTGCTGGAACGCTTCGAACTGCGACGCTGGGCCGATGCGGTCCGCACCTGCCGGCCGCGTGCGGTGTCGTTGGTCCCGGCGGCGCTGCGCACCGTGTTGCATTCGGAGCTGACCCGCGAAGACCTGGCCGGTATTCGTGCGGTGACCTCGGGCACCGCCCCGCTCTCCGCGGACGACGCCGACGCGTTCACCGCCAAGTTCGGCATTCCGGTGCTCACCTCATATGCGGCAACCGAATTCGGTGGCGGCGTCGCCGGCTGGACACTGGCCGACTATCAGCGGTACTGGAAGGACAAGCGGGGCAGCGTGGGCCGCGCCAGCCTGGGTGCGCAGCTGCGGGTGGTCGGCGACGACGGCGCACCGCTGGGGCCCGACCAACCGGGGCTGCTGGAGGTCAAGCCGGGCCAGCTCGGTGCCGACGCCGACTGGATGCGCACCACCGACCTGGCCCGGATCGACGCCGACGGTTTCCTGTGGATTCTGGGCCGGGCGGATCAGGCGATCATCCGCGGCGGCTTCAAGGTGATGCCCGACGACGTGCGGGTCGCCCTGGAAGCCCACCCGGCGGTCAAGGGTGCCGCCGTCGTGGGCCGGGCCGATGAGCGTCTCGGGGAGACCCCGGTGGCGGCCGTGGAACTACGCTCCGGTGCCGCCGCGGACTCCGGCACGCTGACCGAGTTTCTGCGGGGCCGGCTGGCGGGCTACGAGATTCCCACCGAGATCGCCATCGTCGACGTCATCCCGCGGACACCGTCGGGCAAGGCCGATCTGGGTGCCGTGCGGGCGCTGATCGAGCATGCCCGCTGA
- a CDS encoding class I adenylate-forming enzyme family protein: MPADTLAHVLREQARARRDHPLLVTDTERISYAEAEQRSAVLAGRLLELGAGKGCHVGLLFPNGAAFVVGLLAASRIGAVVVPFPTFATARELRNQLVHSDVRILLAAAAFRSHDYRERLTEVLGDADIGAGAPLFCAEVPQLRHVLFGPETASGRSAPPQLADLEDGVDGGDPLAIVYTSGSTGTPKGAIHSHGALIGHQRNLNAIRGLRAEDTLFCNSPFFWIGGFAFALLSTVLAGATLVCSNATDPAVTLDLLEAEKPTVSNGFVAGVAGLPRHPSFADRDLSTLRRGNLYPILAPDARPADPELRHNMLGLTETGGVVLLSADDTDQPEHRRGSFGRPAPGFECRVDDGELWVRGPYLMQRYHKRSREECFDADGWFHTGDLVRTDDDGFYYYLGRRDSLIKTAGANVSPVEVQRAIAAVTGGMAAYVFGLPDPDRGQLVAAVLVGDTPVDGAKLRESLAAELSAYKVPRRSTTVPAAQIPLLPSGKVDLRELAKVFDA, from the coding sequence ATGCCCGCTGACACCCTGGCGCACGTCCTGCGCGAACAGGCACGTGCCCGGCGCGATCACCCGCTGCTGGTCACCGATACCGAGCGGATCAGCTACGCCGAAGCCGAGCAACGCTCGGCGGTGTTGGCCGGCCGGCTCCTGGAACTGGGTGCCGGCAAGGGGTGCCACGTCGGGTTGCTGTTCCCCAATGGCGCGGCGTTCGTGGTGGGTCTGTTGGCCGCGAGCCGGATCGGCGCGGTGGTGGTTCCGTTCCCCACCTTCGCCACCGCACGCGAGCTGCGGAACCAGCTGGTGCACAGCGATGTGCGGATTCTGCTGGCCGCCGCGGCTTTCCGCTCGCACGACTACCGAGAACGGTTGACCGAGGTGCTCGGCGATGCGGATATCGGGGCCGGTGCACCACTGTTCTGCGCGGAGGTGCCGCAACTGCGCCACGTGCTGTTCGGCCCCGAGACCGCCAGCGGGCGCAGCGCTCCACCGCAGCTGGCCGACCTCGAGGACGGCGTCGACGGCGGCGACCCGCTGGCGATCGTCTACACCTCCGGGTCCACCGGCACGCCCAAAGGTGCCATACACAGCCACGGCGCTCTGATCGGCCACCAGCGCAACCTCAATGCGATCCGCGGCCTGCGCGCCGAGGACACCCTGTTCTGCAATTCACCGTTCTTCTGGATCGGCGGGTTCGCGTTCGCCCTGCTGTCCACCGTGCTGGCGGGCGCCACGCTGGTCTGCTCCAACGCCACCGACCCGGCCGTCACCCTCGACCTGCTGGAAGCCGAGAAGCCTACGGTGAGCAATGGTTTCGTGGCCGGTGTCGCCGGCCTGCCGCGCCACCCGAGCTTCGCCGACCGTGATCTGTCGACGTTGCGCCGCGGGAACCTCTATCCGATCCTGGCCCCGGATGCCCGGCCCGCCGATCCGGAGTTGCGGCACAACATGCTCGGACTGACCGAGACCGGCGGCGTCGTCCTGCTCAGCGCCGACGACACCGACCAGCCCGAACACCGGCGCGGTAGCTTCGGGCGGCCGGCTCCCGGATTCGAGTGCCGGGTCGACGACGGAGAACTCTGGGTGCGCGGCCCGTACCTGATGCAGCGCTACCACAAGCGCAGCCGGGAAGAGTGTTTCGACGCCGACGGCTGGTTCCACACCGGTGATCTGGTCCGCACCGATGACGACGGCTTCTACTACTACCTGGGCCGGCGCGATTCGCTGATCAAGACCGCCGGGGCCAATGTGTCCCCCGTCGAGGTGCAGCGCGCGATCGCCGCGGTCACCGGCGGTATGGCCGCCTACGTGTTCGGCCTGCCCGATCCCGACCGCGGTCAACTGGTGGCCGCGGTCCTCGTCGGCGACACCCCGGTCGACGGCGCGAAGCTACGCGAGTCGCTGGCCGCCGAACTCTCCGCCTACAAGGTCCCCCGCAGATCGACGACCGTCCCCGCGGCGCAGATCCCGCTGCTGCCCAGTGGGAAGGTCGACCTACGCGAATTGGCAAAGGTGTTCGATGCCTGA
- a CDS encoding class I adenylate-forming enzyme family protein, translating to MPDTLTVDALVRAHADRHGDKPAVIDPTRRLSYADLDASSRELAAVFIAAGIGKGTRVGVIMPNGVEWVRIAIGLTRIGAVLVPLSTLLTAPELAAQLRVASVQFLIGVEEFRGRRHLDGLPGDLPSLQHVWTADRLADTNADAALAGVVDALGAGVTPADPMLIMFTSGSSGPPKGVQHSHGSALGAVRSSLAPRCIGADTRLYLPMPFFWVGGFGGGVLSALLAGATLVTEEIPTPQTTLRLLESERVTLFRGWPDQAAELSRHAGDADLSALRPGSLEALLPADLRAEPGARANLFGMTEAFGPYCGYAADTDMPRSAWGSCGKPFAGMEVRIVDVETGAPLPADTVGMIQLRGPHTLRGICGRTREEVFTTDGFYPTGDLGRLDRDGFLFYHGRSDDMFKVSGATVYPSEVEKALRSIPGVQAAVVTNVPDGDRNRVGAVIAGGGLSVDGLRGAARNLLSAFKVPTVWLLVDGTDAIPRGATGKADMRRIRELLTADSRKDPDKQDA from the coding sequence ATGCCTGACACGTTGACCGTCGACGCCCTGGTACGTGCCCACGCCGACCGGCACGGGGACAAGCCTGCGGTGATCGACCCGACCCGGCGGCTGAGCTACGCGGATCTGGATGCGTCGTCGCGGGAACTGGCCGCGGTCTTCATCGCGGCGGGTATCGGCAAGGGCACCCGGGTGGGGGTGATCATGCCCAACGGCGTCGAGTGGGTCCGCATCGCCATCGGCCTGACCCGGATCGGCGCGGTGCTGGTGCCGTTGAGCACCCTGCTGACCGCACCGGAGCTGGCCGCCCAACTGCGGGTGGCGTCCGTCCAGTTCTTGATCGGCGTCGAGGAGTTCCGCGGCCGGCGCCACCTCGACGGCCTGCCCGGGGATCTGCCGTCGCTGCAGCATGTCTGGACGGCCGACCGGTTGGCCGACACCAACGCCGACGCGGCTCTGGCCGGTGTCGTCGACGCCTTGGGCGCCGGTGTCACCCCCGCGGACCCGATGCTGATCATGTTCACCTCCGGCAGCAGCGGTCCCCCCAAGGGGGTGCAGCATTCGCACGGCAGCGCACTGGGCGCGGTGCGTTCCAGCCTTGCGCCGCGCTGCATCGGCGCCGACACCCGGCTGTATCTGCCGATGCCGTTCTTCTGGGTGGGCGGTTTCGGCGGCGGGGTGCTCTCGGCCCTGTTGGCCGGGGCGACGCTGGTCACCGAGGAGATCCCGACGCCGCAGACCACGCTGCGCCTGCTGGAATCCGAGCGGGTCACGCTGTTTCGCGGCTGGCCGGATCAGGCCGCGGAGTTGTCCCGGCACGCCGGCGACGCCGATCTGTCCGCGTTGCGTCCGGGCAGCCTGGAGGCGTTGCTGCCCGCGGACCTGCGCGCCGAGCCCGGGGCACGCGCCAACCTGTTCGGGATGACCGAGGCGTTCGGCCCGTACTGCGGCTATGCCGCCGACACCGACATGCCACGCTCGGCGTGGGGCAGCTGCGGAAAACCGTTCGCCGGCATGGAGGTACGGATCGTCGACGTCGAGACCGGCGCTCCGCTCCCCGCCGACACCGTCGGGATGATCCAGTTGCGCGGTCCGCACACCCTGCGCGGCATCTGTGGACGCACCCGCGAGGAGGTCTTCACCACCGACGGCTTCTACCCCACCGGCGACCTGGGCCGCCTCGACCGCGACGGATTCCTGTTCTATCACGGCAGATCCGACGACATGTTCAAAGTCAGCGGCGCCACCGTCTACCCGAGTGAAGTGGAGAAGGCCCTGCGGTCCATCCCCGGCGTGCAGGCCGCCGTCGTCACCAACGTGCCCGACGGAGACCGCAACCGGGTGGGGGCGGTGATCGCCGGCGGCGGACTCTCCGTCGACGGGCTGCGCGGCGCGGCCCGCAACCTGTTGAGCGCGTTCAAGGTTCCGACGGTATGGCTACTGGTCGACGGGACCGACGCCATCCCCCGCGGGGCGACCGGCAAGGCCGACATGCGACGGATCCGCGAACTGCTCACCGCCGACTCCCGGAAAGACCCCGATAAGCAGGACGCTTAG
- a CDS encoding PE-PPE domain-containing protein — translation MIRSRQAGTALMFAAATALLTCTPQTSVAHADSSDGPLNALMMGGTGMPTPSQAWRDSIIEAYINPATGGDYTLVMVATPESFASPSVPDGVVKLLEAIDAQVAAHPDEPFVVSGYSQSAMISIMAKAHLAELAASGQPIPDVTFLLLGSSSRPNGGEVSRFEGLAIPGVGGAFPGAEPTDLGIPTIDISNQYDFFSDFPQYPINLIADLNAVFGIIYAHASYGDGPLTNIPAVWPPSEPMSGPYVDEYVLGSSDIVKQVEGDTTFYLIPSTTLPLLGPLMTLGVPQSVLDIVQPALQVIVEAGYDRSVPFGEPTPVQLIPTLDPLTFGIELTRAVVQGADNAFGLFGTHLPGYAELDDLLAQALAWSQETIGESYHDAVAQFNADFNPFTAFFALEAPIGLAIQDVLDATGIQEFLIDPILGIIGPLGGAFTS, via the coding sequence ATGATTCGCAGTCGGCAGGCCGGTACGGCGTTGATGTTCGCTGCGGCGACCGCCTTGTTGACGTGCACCCCCCAGACATCGGTCGCGCATGCCGACAGTTCCGACGGCCCGCTCAACGCCCTGATGATGGGCGGCACCGGGATGCCGACCCCCAGCCAGGCCTGGCGGGACTCGATCATCGAGGCCTACATCAATCCGGCCACCGGTGGCGACTACACCTTGGTCATGGTGGCCACCCCGGAATCCTTCGCCAGCCCGTCGGTTCCCGACGGCGTGGTGAAACTGCTGGAGGCGATCGACGCTCAGGTTGCCGCGCATCCCGATGAGCCGTTCGTGGTCTCGGGTTATTCACAGAGCGCGATGATCTCGATCATGGCGAAGGCGCACCTCGCCGAACTCGCAGCATCCGGTCAGCCGATTCCCGATGTCACGTTCCTGCTGTTGGGTTCGTCCAGTCGCCCCAACGGCGGTGAGGTGTCGAGGTTCGAAGGATTGGCCATACCGGGAGTGGGCGGTGCGTTTCCCGGCGCGGAGCCGACCGATCTGGGTATCCCCACCATCGACATCTCCAACCAGTACGACTTCTTCTCCGACTTCCCGCAGTACCCGATCAACCTGATCGCCGACCTCAACGCGGTCTTCGGCATCATCTACGCACACGCGTCCTACGGCGACGGACCGTTGACCAACATCCCCGCGGTCTGGCCGCCGTCGGAGCCGATGTCGGGTCCGTACGTCGACGAATATGTGCTGGGTTCCAGCGACATCGTCAAGCAGGTCGAGGGCGACACCACCTTCTATCTCATCCCGTCGACCACTTTGCCGTTGCTGGGTCCGCTGATGACGCTGGGCGTGCCGCAATCGGTGCTGGACATTGTCCAGCCCGCCCTGCAGGTGATCGTCGAAGCCGGCTATGACCGGTCGGTCCCGTTCGGCGAACCGACGCCCGTCCAGTTGATCCCCACCCTGGATCCGCTGACCTTCGGCATCGAACTCACCCGCGCCGTCGTGCAGGGCGCCGACAACGCGTTCGGACTGTTCGGCACCCACCTGCCCGGCTACGCCGAACTCGACGACCTGCTGGCGCAGGCACTGGCGTGGTCGCAGGAGACCATCGGCGAGTCCTACCACGACGCCGTCGCACAGTTCAACGCCGACTTCAACCCGTTCACGGCGTTCTTCGCCCTGGAGGCGCCGATCGGTCTGGCGATCCAGGATGTGTTGGACGCCACCGGGATCCAGGAGTTCCTGATCGACCCGATCCTCGGGATCATCGGCCCGCTGGGCGGTGCGTTCACCAGCTGA
- a CDS encoding mycofactocin-coupled SDR family oxidoreductase: protein MAGRLTDKVAFITGAARGQGRAHAVRMASEGADIIAVDVAGKLPDCVPYNPATPEDLAETVRLVEATGRRMVSAVVDTRDYDGLREAVADAVATLGRLDVIVANAGVAAPQAWDAISPENFRDVIDINVTGTWNTVMAGAQHIIDGGRGGSIILISSAAGIKMQPFMVHYTASKHAVTGMARAFAAELGKHGIRVNSVHPGPVNTDMGTGDMVSALGQAMETNPQLSQMLTPFLPTWVAEPEDIAGTVCWLASGDSHLVTAAAIPVDQGCTQY, encoded by the coding sequence ATGGCGGGGCGACTGACCGACAAGGTGGCATTCATCACCGGTGCGGCACGCGGGCAGGGACGGGCCCACGCGGTGCGGATGGCTTCCGAGGGCGCCGACATCATCGCGGTCGATGTGGCCGGCAAGCTGCCCGATTGTGTGCCCTACAACCCGGCCACTCCCGAAGATCTGGCCGAGACCGTGCGGTTGGTCGAGGCGACCGGGCGCCGGATGGTCTCCGCCGTGGTCGACACCCGCGACTACGACGGACTGCGCGAAGCCGTCGCCGACGCGGTGGCCACCCTGGGCCGGTTGGACGTCATCGTCGCCAACGCCGGCGTCGCGGCCCCGCAGGCCTGGGATGCCATCTCCCCGGAGAACTTTCGCGATGTCATCGACATCAATGTGACCGGCACCTGGAACACGGTGATGGCCGGCGCGCAGCACATCATCGACGGCGGCCGCGGTGGGTCGATCATCTTGATCAGCTCGGCGGCCGGCATCAAGATGCAGCCGTTCATGGTGCACTACACCGCCAGCAAGCATGCCGTCACCGGCATGGCCCGAGCGTTCGCCGCCGAATTGGGCAAGCACGGTATCCGGGTCAACAGCGTGCACCCGGGTCCGGTGAACACCGACATGGGCACCGGTGACATGGTCAGTGCACTGGGCCAGGCGATGGAGACCAATCCGCAGCTCTCGCAGATGCTCACACCGTTCCTGCCGACCTGGGTGGCCGAGCCGGAGGACATCGCCGGCACGGTGTGCTGGCTGGCCAGCGGTGACTCCCACCTGGTGACCGCCGCCGCGATCCCGGTCGACCAGGGCTGCACCCAGTACTGA
- a CDS encoding class I adenylate-forming enzyme family protein, which produces MTDFRATLSARLGGYGSAPFIRFDRTWYSGNDITAYITRVEDHLARAGVGADEPVGLVVRNRVPHAAAILGFIAAGRPIVMIYSYQSEQAIAHDITALRLPAILADRQDWTVPALRAAEDSGSAAIALSGPDLGVEALAPRTATDPAAQQYRAGLHILSSGTTGAPKRVPVHIAALQHTMLTMTVGQQPSADDPPELVYWPFGSIGVCQLLVGPYLGKRVVLLERFTVDAWVDAVKTYRIKRTGVQPALLRMLLESDVTREDLASLEYLPGGSGPLEPQLREEFESRFGIPLFWAYGATEFAGSVCAWTPELHRRYGATKPDSSGKPLPGVQVRIVDPDTGAELPVGDRGLLEARIDLVRPDWIRTTDIASVDSDGFITVHGRADGAINRGGFKILPETVRAVLVTHPAVRDACVVGIPDPRLGQVPAAAVELRHDAPVPSTAELTGLVRQALPSHHVPVAITVVDELPRNAALKVRPADVAALFDARGS; this is translated from the coding sequence ATGACGGATTTCCGGGCGACGCTGTCGGCCAGATTGGGCGGCTACGGTAGCGCGCCCTTCATCCGGTTCGACCGAACCTGGTACTCCGGCAACGACATCACCGCCTACATCACCCGAGTGGAGGACCACCTGGCCCGCGCGGGTGTCGGTGCCGACGAGCCGGTCGGCCTGGTGGTGCGCAACCGGGTACCCCATGCCGCGGCCATCCTGGGGTTCATCGCCGCCGGCCGCCCGATCGTGATGATCTACTCCTATCAATCCGAGCAGGCGATCGCGCACGACATCACCGCACTGCGGCTCCCGGCGATCCTGGCCGACCGGCAGGACTGGACCGTCCCCGCACTGCGGGCCGCCGAGGATAGCGGGTCGGCCGCGATAGCGCTGTCGGGACCGGACCTCGGTGTCGAGGCACTTGCGCCGCGAACCGCGACCGACCCTGCTGCGCAGCAGTACCGCGCGGGCTTGCACATCCTCAGCAGCGGCACCACCGGAGCACCCAAACGAGTGCCGGTGCACATCGCGGCGCTGCAGCACACCATGCTGACCATGACCGTGGGGCAACAGCCCTCCGCCGACGATCCACCCGAATTGGTGTACTGGCCGTTCGGCAGCATCGGGGTCTGCCAGTTGCTGGTCGGCCCCTACCTCGGCAAACGCGTCGTGCTGCTGGAACGGTTCACCGTCGATGCCTGGGTGGATGCGGTCAAGACCTACCGGATCAAACGGACCGGCGTGCAACCCGCACTGCTGCGGATGCTGCTCGAGTCCGACGTGACGCGCGAGGATCTCGCGTCCCTGGAGTACCTGCCCGGCGGTTCGGGACCGCTCGAGCCGCAGCTGCGCGAGGAGTTCGAGTCGCGGTTCGGCATTCCGCTGTTCTGGGCTTACGGCGCAACGGAATTCGCTGGGTCGGTCTGTGCGTGGACACCCGAGCTGCATCGACGCTATGGAGCCACAAAACCCGACAGCTCCGGCAAGCCGCTACCGGGTGTGCAGGTACGGATCGTAGATCCCGACACCGGTGCCGAATTACCGGTCGGCGACCGTGGCCTGCTGGAAGCCCGGATCGACCTGGTGCGCCCGGACTGGATCCGCACCACCGATATCGCATCGGTGGACTCCGACGGGTTCATCACGGTGCACGGCAGAGCCGACGGGGCGATCAACCGCGGCGGGTTCAAGATCCTTCCCGAGACGGTGCGCGCGGTACTGGTCACCCATCCCGCCGTCCGCGATGCCTGCGTGGTAGGCATCCCCGATCCGCGGCTGGGTCAGGTCCCCGCCGCGGCGGTCGAACTACGCCACGACGCTCCGGTCCCGTCCACCGCCGAACTGACCGGACTGGTACGCCAGGCACTGCCCAGTCATCATGTGCCGGTGGCGATCACGGTCGTCGACGAACTGCCGCGCAATGCGGCCCTCAAGGTGCGACCGGCCGACGTCGCCGCGCTGTTCGACGCGCGAGGTTCATGA
- a CDS encoding cytochrome P450 produces MTDTHLAPALPHVCYADLPMARDRGEGWAALRDRGPVLYGEGWYYLTRREDVSAALRDWETFSSRIPYDDMISPVPLVPLGFDPPHHTRYRQLLHRYFSPQTLTALLPALQSQAVEIISGIASRDTCEVMAELATPYPSQVFLTLFGLPLADRDRLVGWKDAIIALSLTDDPAGVDLTPTVELFGYLSEAVARQRRQPRPGILSELLHGADPLDDNEAIGLSLVFVLAGLDTVTATIGTTMLELARRPALRAGLRDDPDGIPAFVEEMIRLEPAAPVVGRATTRPVTVAGVDIPAGAQVRLCLGAINRDGSDERSGDDLVLDGKVHKHWGFGGGPHRCLGSHLARMELKLVVSQWLARIPEFDIAPGFVPEITWPSATCALPTLPLRLGPPS; encoded by the coding sequence ATGACCGATACGCACCTGGCGCCGGCACTGCCGCACGTCTGCTACGCCGACCTGCCGATGGCCCGGGATCGCGGGGAGGGCTGGGCGGCGCTGCGGGATCGGGGGCCTGTCCTGTACGGCGAGGGCTGGTACTACCTGACTCGCCGCGAAGACGTCTCGGCCGCCCTGCGCGATTGGGAGACCTTCTCCTCCCGGATCCCCTACGACGACATGATCAGCCCGGTACCGCTGGTGCCGCTGGGATTCGACCCTCCCCACCACACCCGGTACCGGCAGTTGCTGCACCGCTACTTCAGCCCGCAGACCCTGACAGCCCTGCTGCCCGCACTGCAGTCCCAGGCCGTCGAGATCATCTCCGGGATCGCCAGTCGCGACACATGCGAGGTGATGGCCGAACTGGCCACCCCCTACCCCTCGCAGGTGTTCCTCACCCTGTTCGGGCTGCCGCTGGCGGACCGCGACCGCCTGGTCGGCTGGAAGGATGCGATCATCGCGCTGAGCCTGACCGACGACCCGGCCGGCGTGGACCTGACCCCGACGGTGGAGTTGTTCGGCTATCTGTCCGAGGCCGTTGCGCGACAACGCCGGCAGCCGCGGCCGGGCATTCTCTCCGAGCTGCTGCACGGCGCCGACCCGCTCGACGACAACGAGGCGATCGGGTTGTCGCTGGTGTTCGTATTGGCCGGCCTGGACACCGTCACCGCAACGATCGGCACGACGATGCTCGAACTCGCCCGCCGGCCGGCGTTGCGCGCCGGTCTGCGCGACGATCCCGACGGGATCCCGGCCTTTGTCGAGGAGATGATCCGACTCGAACCGGCGGCCCCCGTCGTCGGGAGAGCGACCACCCGTCCGGTCACCGTCGCCGGTGTCGACATCCCGGCGGGCGCCCAGGTGCGGCTGTGCCTGGGCGCGATCAACCGCGACGGCAGCGACGAACGTTCCGGCGACGACCTCGTCCTGGACGGAAAAGTGCACAAGCATTGGGGATTCGGCGGCGGGCCACACCGCTGCCTCGGGTCCCACCTGGCCCGGATGGAACTCAAACTCGTCGTCTCGCAATGGCTGGCCCGCATTCCCGAATTCGACATCGCCCCAGGTTTCGTACCGGAGATCACCTGGCCGTCGGCGACCTGCGCGCTGCCTACGCTGCCGTTGCGGCTCGGGCCACCGTCATGA
- a CDS encoding dihydrodipicolinate reductase has protein sequence MPDNKIRVIQWMTGDVGRVGVRHFADNEVYDLVGVLVHSPDKVGRDAGEIVGIAPTGVITTDDVDAMVALDADCVFYTPVIMDVATVCRLLRSGKNVVTTSGFFYPSPDFAEPAEAIRAACRDGGVSFHGGGIHPGYAGDVLPLTLARVMSRIDTIRVYEVVDVIADAPLDHIDWMGFGKDRVAFLSEPTILGLGLPFFAQSMYMIADGLGVTIDEVTAAEVDVATAREPIPHDAGAIAPGTVAAQHHEWTAWSGGRPLIVFHAIYVTATPDRLEPAWDWGETRYRIVIDGDPPTELTLKGAGGSAHPGYDWTAMGVINTIPAVCAAAPGWVTHLDLGLVRPPGLVR, from the coding sequence ATGCCGGACAATAAGATACGGGTAATCCAGTGGATGACCGGTGATGTCGGTCGGGTCGGGGTCCGGCACTTCGCCGACAATGAGGTGTATGACCTCGTCGGGGTGCTGGTGCATTCACCGGACAAGGTGGGTCGCGACGCCGGGGAGATCGTCGGCATCGCACCCACCGGTGTGATCACCACCGACGACGTCGACGCGATGGTGGCACTGGATGCCGACTGCGTGTTCTACACGCCGGTCATCATGGACGTAGCGACCGTGTGCCGGCTGCTGCGCTCCGGCAAGAACGTCGTGACCACCAGCGGATTCTTCTATCCTTCACCGGATTTCGCAGAGCCCGCCGAGGCGATACGCGCCGCATGCCGCGACGGCGGAGTCTCGTTCCACGGCGGCGGAATCCATCCCGGCTACGCCGGCGACGTCCTACCGCTCACGCTGGCCCGGGTGATGAGCCGAATCGACACCATCCGGGTCTACGAAGTCGTGGATGTGATCGCCGACGCACCACTGGATCACATCGACTGGATGGGATTCGGAAAGGACAGGGTCGCCTTCCTGTCCGAACCGACGATACTGGGCCTGGGGCTGCCGTTCTTCGCGCAATCGATGTACATGATCGCCGACGGGCTCGGGGTCACCATCGACGAGGTGACCGCGGCCGAGGTCGACGTGGCCACCGCGCGTGAACCGATTCCGCACGATGCGGGTGCGATCGCGCCGGGCACCGTCGCCGCGCAGCATCACGAGTGGACGGCCTGGTCCGGTGGACGGCCGCTGATCGTCTTTCACGCGATCTATGTCACCGCGACACCCGACAGACTGGAACCGGCATGGGACTGGGGCGAGACCCGCTACCGGATCGTCATCGACGGCGATCCGCCCACCGAACTGACCCTCAAAGGGGCCGGCGGTTCGGCACATCCGGGTTATGACTGGACGGCGATGGGTGTCATCAACACCATTCCGGCGGTCTGCGCCGCGGCCCCCGGCTGGGTCACCCATCTGGACCTCGGCCTGGTCCGGCCACCGGGGCTGGTGCGGTGA